Part of the Leptospira langatensis genome is shown below.
AAAACGGTATCGTTCTAGAAGGAAGAAAACTTTTGGATTCTATCATCGATATCAGGACCCCAAGATTGACCCTGATCATCCGAAATGCGTTCGGCGGAGCTTACGCTACCTTCAACTCTTATCATACGGGAGCCGATATGGTATTTGCTCTTCCTACTGCAAGGATTGCAGTGATGGGACCTGCGGGGAAAGACTACGTCTACAAGGACGAGATCTCCGAGATCCAAAGGGAATATAAAGAGAACCTGAAGAAAGGCGTTTCTGAGAAAGAAGCTGCCGCTACTAGAGATAAGAAACTCCAATCTCTTTCCCAAAGATACGAAAAGGAACTCATGAACCCGAAAGAAGCTCTTTCTCTCGGATCCGTTTCCAGGATCGTTCTTCCGGGAACCACAAGAAATATACTCTTCCAAAACTTGGATTATTTAATCCGACACTACAAACCAGGACCAATGTCCGGACCTCAAAGGGAGTTCGAGTAAACAAAGATGATCGACTACCAAAATCGACGTATTACATTTCGCGAATCTACTTCACCTTGGATCCATTCCTTCTCCTTAGAGACGATCAAATGTCTGATCGTTTGTAGAGGACCTGTGCGTAAGGAAGCCATGGAGATCTTCGACCAGATCGGAGTTAGGGAATATGGGATCCTTCTCTCCGAAAAAGACTCCGTCGTTTATCCGATGGCTCTTGCTCCCGAACTAAGGGATTTTAGATTCCCTTCCAATATCCACCGAGTCCCGGATTATATGGGTGCCGGCGCCGAAGAGAAAGCCGCTCGCATTAAGCAGATCATCCAGATCGCAAAGGATAACGATTACACCCATATCTTTGCCGGATACGGATTCATGGCAGAGGACGCCGAGTTCATCGAGGCGATCGAGGCGAGTGGGATCACCTTTATGGGACCTTCTTCTCATGTGGCTCACCAGGCAGGTTCTAAGGATGAGGCAAAGAAACTCGCTCGTAAACTGAATGTTTCCGTAACTCCAGGTGTGGATACGATCTCTGCCACTTGCTTACTGAAGAAGGCGCCGGATGAGAAAGCACTTTCTGCTCTCGCAAAAGAAAAGGGATTAAACTTCACTTATAATTCTTCCGTTAGCGCGGCAGAAAATGCAGAAGCTCTTCTCTATGCCGGTTACGAGAAAATTGTAGAGTTAGTCACCATTGCAGAATTGCAAGCACAGGCCGAAATCGAATGTGCAGAGATCTGGAAGAAGTATCCGACCAACAGGATCCGCTTTAAGTATGTGGGCGGTGGTGGAGGAAAAGGACAAAGGGTCGTCTCTAAACCGGACGAGGTCAAAACTGCAGTACAGGAGATCCTATCCGAGTCCAAGGTAACCGCTCCAGGTTCCAATAGAAACTTCCTCATCGAATTGAATATCGAAAAGACCCGTCACAACGAGATCCAGCTGATCGGAAACGGAGAATGGTGTCTCGCTCTTGGGGGAAGGGATTGCTCCGTTCAGATGCACGAGCAAAAACTACTCGAGATCTCCTTAACACAGGAATTGCTCCAAAACGAGATCGCTGCCGTAGAGAAAGTTTCCGCGAAGAAAGCAGAGATCCTAAAGGCAGATCTAAAAGTACTGCAAGAAATGGAAGAGCAATCCGAAAGATTCGGAAAGGCAGTGGCACTCAATAGCGTTTCCACTTTCGAGCTAATCGTAGAAGGGACCAATCACTTCTTCATGGAGATGAACACTCGTATCCAGGTAGAACACAGAGTGACTGAGATGGTCTATTCCCTTAAATTTACCAACCCGGAAAACAAGGCCGAATTCTTCGTCGTAGATAGTTTGATCGAAGCGATGGCGCTTATCGCACTCCATGGAAAAAGATTGCCTAAGCCGGAGCGTATCGTTCGGAATATTTCCGGAGCGGAAGTCCGGATCAATGCTACGAACAAGGCGATCCAACCTCATGCCGGCGGTGTGATCCTGAATTGGTCCAAACCTTTACCGGAAGAGATCCGTGACGACCAAGGGATCTCCGTTCGTAATCCTGACACAGGTTTATTCGTACATTATAAAGTAGCTGGAGCATACGATTCGAATATCGCTCTATTGATCACATATGGGATCAGCAGAGAAGACAACCTTCGTAAACTCGGAAATATACTTCGTAAGACCGAGTTACGAGGACAAGATCTGCAAACCAACCTGATCGTACATTACGGATTGATTAACTGGATCCTTGGAAAGGATGCGCTATTCAAGCCTTCTACTGCGTTCATGATCTCCTATCTGGCGGCAGTAGGTGCTCTGGAAAGCTTAGGCAAAGACGTGGATCTGGAGGTGGCTTGGAACAAGATCGTTTCCGCGGCTCCCGCAGAAGCGAAGAAGGTACTTTCCAGAAAACTCACCCTGATCACAAGACCAGTGGCGGATATACTCGCCGATGCCCATCTACTTGCAGGGTTTATCGGTTATCACGAGAACCTTTCTTGGAAGATAGAGAAGGATCAGGTCGTGTGGCTTCGAAATCCTGTCCATATCCTTACCGATCTCTATTACTACCAGCATATGGAAGGCGAATTGCACCAATCCCCATCCGAACAGATCTGGGATCATGACCAACAAATACTCCAAGCTGCATTAGCTTTTTATAAAGAATTAGAAGTAAGAACCGGCAAGAAAGCGGATTCAGCGGAATGGGATTCGTTCTTTGCAGGACCTAAACCTTCCGGTTTCGACGATGCTCTTTGGACAAAGGCAGTTGCTTCTCATAAAGGATTCCAACTTGGATTGGAACTCTTAAAACTGATCCCGAATCTCGGAAACAAATCCGGGTTCTATAAACTTTCGATCGACGAAAACTTAGAGCCAGTGATCCCTGAGGAATTCAAAAAGGCGGATACAAGAGACGCGTTTATCAAGTTCTTGGCTCCGGCTCCTAAAGCAAGTTCCGACGAGATCGTGTCTCCTATGGGTGGAATGTTCTATTCCAAGGAAGCACCTGATCTTCCTGCAATGGTGAAAGAAGGAGAGCATTTCAAGGCTGGTCAGCCTCTATTCATCGTAGAGGTTATGAAGATGTTCAACAAGATCACTGCACCATTCTCGGGAACCGTCAAAGAAGTTCTTCTGAAAGACAGCGACGGAAAGATCATCCAAAAGGGACAGTCCATCTTCAAGATCGTTCCGGACGAGGTCTTAAAGATCGAAACCCCGGAAGAGATCCAAGAAAGAAGGAACAAGGTTACTCTTTCCTTACTCTAAAAAATGCAAAGGATCCTTGCTTTGGTCTCTACTTAAGCAAGGATCTCCGCTGGGATCTCCTCCAAGGAAAGGATCTTTTCCGCGGCTCCTCTCTCGATCGCTTCCCTAGGCATTCCGAATACCACTGAACTTGCTTCGTCCTGAGCAATAGTCCTTCCACCTGTTTTACGGATCTCTAATAGACCTTCTGCGCCATCGGCTCCCATTCCAGTGAGCAAGAAGGCCTTAGCATTCCTCCCCACATTCTTAGCGACCGAGTGAAATAGAACATCTACTGAAGGGCGATGTCTGTTTACGAGAGGTCCTTCCTTGACCCGAACCACGAATTGCGCTCCGTTACCTATGACTTCCATATGCTTGTTTCCGGGAGCGATGAGAGCAGTGCCTTCTTGCACCCTATCCCCATCCTTTGCCTCTCGGACTTGGATCTTGCAGAGCTTATCCAGGCGATTTGCAAAGGCCTCCGTAAATCTCTCAGGCATATGCTGAACGATCACTATTCCCGGGCAATTTGCAGGAAGAGAAGTAAGTATTTCTTCGAGTGCGATAGTTCCCCCGGTAGAAGTCCCGATAGCCACGATCCGATCCGTCGTCTTAATTTTCGAAAAATCTAATGCATTTGTTTTCATGACTGGGACTGCTGACTTGTTATGGGACCTTACCCTAGAAACGGAAGCGGAACGGACCGCCTCTCCTAAGGAAATTACCGAATCCTCCAAGAAATCCTTTAATCCTATCTTCGGCTTGGTCACTATACCCACGGCTCCTTCTTTCAAGGCAATCCAAGTCGTCTCCGACTCCTTTTCCGCAAGAGAGGAACAGATGAGTACAGGAGTAGGTCTTTCTTGCATGATCCTTTTCAAGAAACTGATCCCATCCATTCTGGGCATTTCTATATCCAATACGAATACATCGGGCCAGATATTCGACCTTTCTAACTTTTCCAAAGCGAATACCGGATCGGGAGCGGAGCCTATCACCTTTATATCATTGTTCTTTTCCAAAACCTGCGTAAGCACAGTGCGGACCACTGCGGAATCATCTATTATAAAAACATATATCATATTTTATGAATTCTTTGGATTTTCCATATATACCTCTCCATCCCAAAGAGAGAAATAGATCTTTCGATGAGAGGATCCGCCGGTATTTGCGGCCGAAAGAGTGATATTTGCCTTCTTGATCAGCGTTTGGACCGCCTCTACATTCTTATCGCCAATCTCAACGATCTTTCTCACTTCCTCTAAATTCTCCTCATCCGGCGAGAACATGGAAGCTCCTCCAAAGATCTTACAGACGAATCTGCCAGGCCTTTCGCCCAGTAGACTGAATTTCTCTAAGAAGGTTTCGATCGCATCGTCCGCATACTTATTGTGCGGATCGGGAACACTAGAGGGCCTCTTAGGAAGCATGATATGCGCCATTCCTCCCACTCTATAATAAGGATGCCAAAGACAGATCGCGACACAGGACCCGAGTAGAGTTCGAATCCTTGTACCGTTCTCTCCCCAGTATAATCCTCCCGGTTGTAGGAAGATATCCTTTACAATGTCAGGTTCCATTATGCCGGATTCGAAGCCGTTAGATGACTCGCTTCTTCTCTTGTTTCTTCCAGTGCGGTCAATTCCTCTACAGTAAGAAGACGTACAAGATTCAAAAGAAGAATGAAACCGCTTGCCTGTCTTGCCATCCCTGAAAGAAAGTCCACTCGTATCCTCGAACCGAAAGTAGGGGGAGGCTCGATCTCCGAAGAAGGGATACTCAATACCTCATATACGGATTCCACGATAAGACCTATATCCATTCTAGCCCCGTTCACCGATTCCGGCACCTCTACGATCACGATGCAAGTTCTCTTGTCCGGAGAATGTTTCTTCCTAAAGAACTTATCGCTCACGTCCAAGACAGGGACCACATTGCCACGAAGATTGATCACTCCCGGAATGAAGGAAGGCATCATGGGCACAGTGGTCACATGAGTGTATTCCAAGATCTCTTTTACATTCAGTAACCCGATCCCGAAAGTTTCGTCTCCTATCTTAAAGGTTAAGTATTGATTGTCCTCGAAATTGCTCATCTGACCCTCAATACTTCTCGAACTTGGATTTCTCTTGCACGTTGATGGATCTCAGAGAGGCCTTTTTCGACCCATTACTCACTTCCTTGAACTGATGCTCTTTACTCAAACGGAAGAACATTACGGATTCTCGCAAGGATTCCGCTTGGCTATTCATCTCTTCCGCAATGGCAGCTAACTCTTCCGATGCGGAAGCGTTCTGCTGGGATACCTGATCCAATTGTCCCATTGCCTTATTGATCTCCACCACACTCGAGGCCTGCTCCTCGCTGGAAGCGGTGATCTCTTGGACCAAATCCGCAGTTTTTCTAATATTCGGAACGATATCCCCAATGAGTTTCCCTGCCTTCTCTGCGATCGCAACAGAAGAAACGGCAAGACTAGAGATCTCATTTGCGGATTTCTGGCTTCTTTCCGCAAGCTTGCGCACTTCGGAAGCGACCACTGCGAATCCTCGACCATGCTCTCCGGCTCTTGCAGCTTCGATCGCTGCATTTAATGCGAGTAGGTTCGTTTGATAAGCGATATCCTCAATGATCGATATCTTCTCCGCAATCTGCTTCATCGCACTTACGGTCTCAGTTACAGACTTTCCACCGTCTTCCGCATCTCTGGATGACTGGCTCGCGATCTGTTCTGTTTGTTTGGAGTTACTTGCGTTCTGATCGATAGAAGCGGTCATTTCTTCGAGAGAAGAAGTAGTCTCTTCTACGGACGCAGCTTGTTGAGAAGCTCCCTGGCTCAATGAATTTGCAGTGGAGGAAACCTCTGCAGCGGAACCGACCAAACTTCCCGATTTCATGACGATATCTCCCATGATCTCGTTTAGTTTATCCACGGTACTATTCCCGAACTCTTTCAGCTTACCGAAAGTACCGAAGTATTCATTCTCAATCTTAGAAGTAAGATCCCCATTAGCGAGTCTCTCTAACGCGGAGAGAACCTCGTTCAGTCCCACCTCGCTGACCTGGAGTAGGGAATTCAAGGCTCCTCCGAGTGTTTTGAAGAAACCTTCCTTGCCGTCCATAATAACTCTGGTCTTGAAATCTCCTTTGGTTGCCGCATTTACGATCTCTTCGATCTCCTTCTGCACCGCAAGCTCATTCGTAACGTCAGACCATTCCACCACGGCGCCCAATCTTTGACCGTCTGTGCTTAGGATCGGGTTAGCGACTAAATTGAAAGAGCGACCACCTATTGCGATAGAAGACTCATAGGTAGAATTCAAATTTCCGATCAGATTTCTCTGATGAGATGGATTCTTATGGAAACTATCTATATTCGTTCCGATCAATTTCTGCAAATTAAAGGCGCTCAATTGTTTCCGAATGTCCATCTCGCTTCCCTGGAACATCTTATAGACTGCCTTGTTCATGTACTTGATATTGAAGTCCATGTCCGCGATCATTACGTTGGTACTGGTATTATCCAATGCCACCTTGATCCGGGTTAATTCCTCATTCTCGAGCCTTCTTGTTTCAGCGACCTTTTTCTGCTCGGTCACATCCGACCATTCCACAACCGCGCCGAGTCGATCCCCCGAGTCGGTTAAGATTGGATTTGCGATGAGATCAAATGTTCTACCTCCGATCTCGATACTGGATTTAAATGTTGTAGTAAAAGAACCGAGCAATCCTCTTTGGTGAGCTGGATTCTTATGATAAGTATCTATATTCGATCCGATGAGTTTGTTCAAATGGAAATTACTCAGTTGTTTCCGGATATCATTCTCACCGATCTCGAACATCTTCACGATCGCTTTATTCATGTACTTGATATTCAAGTTATTATCGGCGATCATAATATTGGTGCTCGTATTATCCAGGGCGACTTTGATACGAGTAAGCTCTTCGTTTTCCGCTCTACGGATTTCCTGCATTTTTTTCTGTTCTGTCACGTCCGCCCATTCGACTACAGTTCCTAATCTTTCTCCTGAGTTCGTCAAGATAGGATTCGCGATCAGATCAAAGGAACGTCCACCGATCTCAATATTAGAGCGGAAGGTTTTACTCAGATCTTTTAGTAAGTTCCGTTGGTGAGCCGGATTCTTGTGGAATGCGTCAATATTCGTGCCCATCAATGCTTCCGAGCGGAACTGAGTGAGTTGCTTCTTGATATCTTCTTCCGCATCGGAGAACATATGGCGGATCGCCTTATTCATATAAGTAACTTTCAGATTTACATCTGCCATCATGATATTCGTAGACACGTTATCTAAAGCGGTCTTGATCCGAACAAATTCTTCCGAATCCGCTCTAGAATCCAACACAGGTCCTCTGGAGAATGGTTTCAGGTAGATGGCTAAGGCAGGCAAAAGCAGTGTCCCGAATACCGCGAATAGGAAATGGTAATATACGGATCCTTTTGCAATGGCCTTAGGAGGGATCTCGAAAGAAGTCCCGGACCACTTTTCTCGTAGCACCTCGAACTTAGGAAGAGTGGACTGAACCAGATGCTCGACAAAATTTTCTTGTGTATTCTTACCCGCTCCACTTAGGATCGCCTTTCCCGCGAGGAGAGATTCATAGACCTCATCCAGATCTTCTTCTAGCATTTTTAATTCGGAAGAATTCGATCCTGCCTTGGCTAAGGACGAAAGATCAGCCTTCAGATCTTCCTTCTTCTTTTTAATGGAATCCAGTTTCGATATTAGAGATTCTTTATTTTGGTTCGGCATAAAAAGGGAATATAGATCCGAGCCTAAATAAGAAAAATTCGATCGGATCGTTTCTCCAGGAGACGAGCCGGATTCGTTCGAATCCCTTTGATCCGGTCCAAAATGGTCGAAATAATAACTCCAACCGGCAGATCCAAAAGTAAGAAGGATCCCTAATAGAAAGATCCAAACCAGAACGATTGCTTTGCTTTTGCCTTGTGCCATACGTTTTTACCTATTCTCAAAATTAATAACTTATTTCTAATTCGATCATGAATGCAGTATGATAGGATTTATTCCTACTTAGAGCGTATCTTTTCTCTTTCTCTCAAATTCGATCTTTGGATCTTTAATAGGGAATGAAGTCCAGGAACATCGAGAATGAAGGCGATCTTACCCGTGCCTAATACAGAGGTTCCACTAATACATTGGATCCCTCTAAAGATCTCGTTTAAGGGTTTGATGACGGATTGGATCTCGCCGAGTAGATCATGGACCAAAATACCGAAGTTCTTTCCTTCATATTCCAGAACTAGAATATTCTTTCTTCCTTCGTCGGAGCCAGGGAGCCCTAAGAACCTTCCCAAATGAAGAATAGGAAGAACTTCACCCCTTAGGTTGATGGAACCGGCGATCTCTTCGGGAAGGAGCTGTAGTTCCGATTCCATTGTTTCCTTGACCCAATCCATGGGCACAACGAAGTAAGAATCGCTGGATCTCACGAGGAAGCCGTCAATAATCGCTAATGTAAGCGGAAGTCTGATCGAGAATACTGATCCCTTCCCCAACTCGGATTGAACGTTAACCGATCCCCTTAAGGATTCAATATTACGCTGGACCACATCCATTCCGACTCCTCTGCCGGAAAGATTAGTCACTGCTTCTGCTGTGGAAAAACCGGGCTGAAAGATCAGATTGATGATCTCCTGTTCCGTCAAACTTTGATCTGGATCTATAATCCCTTTCTCCAAAGCTTTCTTACGGATCTTATCTTGGTTCAGTCCTTTTCCGTCATCGGAGATCTCTATGGAGATACTTCCAGTCGCATGAGATGCTTGGATTTTCAGTTTTCCTCTTTGCGATTTTCCTAATGCTTCTCTTTCCTCACTCGGTTCTATTCCATGATCTAACGCGTTTCTAAGAATATGCACAATCGGATCGTTGATCTTTTCGATCACTGAACGATCTAGCTCGGTCTCTCCGCCTTGGATCTCAAAATCCACATCCTTACCAAGCTCGAGAGAAATATCTCGGACAGTTCTTCTATATTTCTCAAACAACTCGCCGATAGGGACCATTCTAAGAGCCATTGCGGTCTCTCTGATCTCACCTACAAGTCTGGAAAAGATCTCCGCAGATTCATTCAATTCAGAATCTTCGGTATCTGCGAGAAGTCGCCCTAGACTCGCTTGAGAGATGATCAATTCTCCCACGAGATTCACGAGTTGATCTACTTTCGCGGAATCGATCCGGATCAGCTTAGGTGCTGTTGCGGCAGTTTGGACTTTCTGTACTTCTTGTTTTTGGGAAGTAGGAAAGTGTTTAAAATCCTGCTCCAATCCCTCGATCTCTAAACCTAATAATGCAAGAGTTTTATAATATTCTTCCGCTCCGCAAGGAATCTCTTTTGAGATCTGATGGAACACTTCTTCTACCGAGTGAGGGGGAGTCACCCGCAAGAAGGAACCTTCTTTTAAAAAATCAAATACGGACTCAATTTCCTCTTTTCTAGCCGAGGAGCGAAGTTTGATCTCGAATCCTAAATAACAGGTTTCAGAATTCCAAGATTCCCATTTCGGGAGTTGGGATTTATACACATACAGATAAAGGATCTCCCCGAAATTCTTCAGATACTTGAGAAAAGAGTAGGGGTCCATCCCGCTTCTAAATGTATCTTGGCCGGGAAAGAAACTGATCTGCCATTCTGAATTGACGGAACCTTTCTTTGTAGATTCTCCAGATTGCTTTGGAGAGATCTGTGCTCCTTTTCCTTCTTGCCGAGTTTCTTCTCCGCCAAGAAATCCTTTCGCTTCGGAAATGATCTTTTCTTGTTCGGCTTTCGCATCAAGATCCGAAAGATCGCCTGAATAAGGATCCGAAACTAACTTCTTTAGGTGATCTACCGCCCTTAAAAGAAAATCTATTTTCCCAGGATCCAGTTCTGTCTTTCCGGAACGAGCCAGATCGAGCAGAGTTTCCAATTCGTGGGAACATTTCTCAATGGCATCGTATCCGAACATTCCTGCCGTGCCTTTGACCGTATGGACGGCTCGGAACATAGAATGGATGGATTCTTCGTTGAATTCACCTCTTTCTAATTGTAAAAGAAGAAGTTCTGCCGAAGACAGTAACTCCGTGGATTCTTGGATAAATGCCTCTTTGATTTCGGAAAGATCCATTAGGCCTTCTCCAATCCGTAGGCAAATTTCAGGGAAGACGAATCCTTCTTAGAGATCCGGATCCTATCCTGGAAATAGCCGATGAGTCCATATAGATCCAAGAATTCTAATAAAGAATGGGAATGATTGGAAATACTCAAATCCCAAGACATAGCCAAAGATTCTCTCTTCAAAAGAAGAAGGGATTGCAGGAAGCTAGAATCCACTTTTTCCAAACCGCCCGCATCTATTTCCAATCGCAGTGGATTTTTTTGTAGAATGGAATTCAGTCGCTCCTGCCATTCCGAAATGGAATAGATAGAAGCTTCCCCAATTAGATCCACTCTATACATAGGACGGGAATCTTTTTGGCCTAACTCTGAGATCTTGATTTCCAATGACATAGAATATTACCGAAATCTAAACCAACAGTATCCGAATGGTCTTCAGGAGCTCTTCGGGAGAAAACGGCTTTGTTAGCCAGGCTTTAGCACCGGCTTTCAATCCTTCGGACTTTAACTCTTCTTGGGATTCGGTGGTTAGCATCACGATCGGAACGAACTTATGATTAGAATCCTCCTTGACCGCGCGGACAAAACTCAATCCGTCCATATTCGGCATATTCATATCGCTGACGACCAGATCGACTTTGCCCTCTTTCAATTTTTCAAGACCTTTCAATCCGTCTTCCGCTTCGACCACATTGAAAGAAGCTTGAGAAAGATGTAGATTGAGTATCTTTCTGAAAACGGCGGAATCATCTACGATCAATATTTTCTTCATTTGTACCCTTCTTCTTGCCTAGCGAATGGGCAGTAATAGCTCACTCATGACGCAGAGACGGATCTGATCCCCAGTATGATCCTTTGCATTATGAATGAAAAATAGTCCGTTATGTTTTCTCATGATCTGATCGACGGCAGTCAACCCTAGACCCAATCCGAATTTTTCTAGATGGGAGACACTCTCCACAGGAGGATGAAGCCGGAAGAACGGTTGTAATACTAGACTCTCGTATTTTTCCTCCACTCCACCGTACGGTCTTTCGTCCACGATGTTCTTTAATACGATGCAAAAGTATCCTTGGTTGATACTTGTAAACAGCTCTAAGGAAGTCTTAGGAGCGCAGTATTTGAACGCGTTTAAAACGATCTCATAGACTGCGGAGAAAAATAGATCCGGCTCTATCTCCACCTCCACTTCTCTTTTTAATACGGGAAGGTTTAGCCTGAGCCCTTTCTGTTCCAAATAGGGACGAATGAAATCCACGGCGCCTTTTAGTCGATCGACGAGTTCGGAAGCCAGCATCGGTTTCTTATTCAGATCTTTATTAATAATCTCTAATAATTGAGTCAGACCAGCCAGGAGGTTTTTAGTGATCTCTTGGTTTTCCAGAATAAGATCCATGATGCTCGAGTGGATCTGGTAATAATCCCCTTCCTTTTTCAGATCGGCTCTCGCCATATCCAAAAGACTGATAATGGCTCCTATTCCGGAACCTTGGGAAAGGGATGTCTGAAGGGAATGAATGGATGTTTTTTCCCAAGACTCGTCTGCGGATTTCCTCTTCGTTTCCTTATATGTTAACCATTCCAACTGACTCCGAAGCTTCAGACTCTCCGCTTCTATAATAGAATTCTCTCTATCCTTCAGTGCCTTATACTCTACGGCCTTGGACATGGATTTCAGGAAAAGATCGGGGAAAATCGGCTTGATAATATAATCGAATACGCCGAGCTTCATCACCTCGATCACTGTTTCCGTAGAATCGATCGCAGTTTGCACGAGTATGATTGCATCCTGTTCGAACTCTTTCAATCTTCGAATGAAAGAAGGACCATCCATCACAGGCATCAAAAGATCTACGATATAGATAGAATATTTTTTTGCCTTGGCCATTTCCAAAGCTTCTTCTCCGTTCGATGCGGATTCATACTGGATACCGAACTCCTCACAAAGTGCCTCGAGCATGAGTGTGTTCTCCAGTTTATCCTCAACGATCAGAACCGGATCTCGCACCAGGCTCTTTCTTTCCAGTTTGGGCGTGCCGATAGAGCCGGTGGTATTAGTCATGGATCTCTTCCGCCAATTTTTCTAGGAGTAATTTCAATTCGTCTATGGAGATCGGACTAGAAAGATAGAAATCGAAATCCTCTCCGAGGCCTTCCATTCGATTTTCTTCCGGAAGAATATAAACCGTCTTCCAAGCCGTCGATAAACCGGGAAGTCCCGTAGTAGAGAGATTATCCCGAAAGAGGATCATCTTTTTCTTATGTATTCCGCTGTTCTTGGGAAAGTGCAGATCCTGTTCCTGCTTTTTAAAGAAAGAGGTAAGTAAATCCTCGTTTTTTCGATCCGCACATTCGAATCTGATATAAGAATGAGTTCTCAGCTTTTCGGGATAGGAAGTGGAATACGTACGCCTAACCTGGATCTTTTTCTCTCCTTTGTCCAAGATAGGAAGATTAATATAAAAAGAGGTACCGATGCCTTCTCTGCTCTTCAGACGGATAGAGCCGTTATGCGCTTCTACTAGCTTTTTAACGATGGAGAGGCCGAGTCCTGTTCCTTCCGTGTCCTTGGACCTTGAGTTCTCCACCTGATAGAATGCATCAAAGACTTTGCTCTGTTCTTTTTCAGGGATCCCTATGCCTGTATCCGTTAACTCAACTAACCAGTCCCCACGTTCCTGTGTAATGGATAGATAAATGGATCCTTGTTCCGCTGTGAACTTGACCGCATTTCCGACCAGATTAAGAAAGATCTGTCGGATCCGTTTCGGATCTCCCGAGATCAACGGATTCCTGACATTGGTTTCCTGCCAAACGAAGTGAATATGTTTCCTAAGTATCTCTGCTTCCAATACGGAGACCACTTGTTCTATTTCTTTTCTCAGATCCAATTCGCTGAAATAGAACGTGGATTTGCCCGCATTCAATTTGGAAAGATCCAGAATATCGTTGATCAGACCTAGTAAATGCAATCCTGATGTATGGATCACATCCAAATACCTTTGGTTGCTTGGATCTTCCATAGAAGGCTGGATGAGCTTAGAGAGCCCGATAATCGCATTCAAAGGAGTTCTAAGCTCATGGCTCATATTCGCCA
Proteins encoded:
- a CDS encoding chemotaxis protein CheW — protein: MSNFEDNQYLTFKIGDETFGIGLLNVKEILEYTHVTTVPMMPSFIPGVINLRGNVVPVLDVSDKFFRKKHSPDKRTCIVIVEVPESVNGARMDIGLIVESVYEVLSIPSSEIEPPPTFGSRIRVDFLSGMARQASGFILLLNLVRLLTVEELTALEETREEASHLTASNPA
- a CDS encoding protein-glutamate methylesterase/protein-glutamine glutaminase, with translation MIYVFIIDDSAVVRTVLTQVLEKNNDIKVIGSAPDPVFALEKLERSNIWPDVFVLDIEMPRMDGISFLKRIMQERPTPVLICSSLAEKESETTWIALKEGAVGIVTKPKIGLKDFLEDSVISLGEAVRSASVSRVRSHNKSAVPVMKTNALDFSKIKTTDRIVAIGTSTGGTIALEEILTSLPANCPGIVIVQHMPERFTEAFANRLDKLCKIQVREAKDGDRVQEGTALIAPGNKHMEVIGNGAQFVVRVKEGPLVNRHRPSVDVLFHSVAKNVGRNAKAFLLTGMGADGAEGLLEIRKTGGRTIAQDEASSVVFGMPREAIERGAAEKILSLEEIPAEILA
- a CDS encoding chemotaxis protein CheD, which translates into the protein MEPDIVKDIFLQPGGLYWGENGTRIRTLLGSCVAICLWHPYYRVGGMAHIMLPKRPSSVPDPHNKYADDAIETFLEKFSLLGERPGRFVCKIFGGASMFSPDEENLEEVRKIVEIGDKNVEAVQTLIKKANITLSAANTGGSSHRKIYFSLWDGEVYMENPKNS
- a CDS encoding biotin/lipoyl-containing protein; its protein translation is MIDYQNRRITFRESTSPWIHSFSLETIKCLIVCRGPVRKEAMEIFDQIGVREYGILLSEKDSVVYPMALAPELRDFRFPSNIHRVPDYMGAGAEEKAARIKQIIQIAKDNDYTHIFAGYGFMAEDAEFIEAIEASGITFMGPSSHVAHQAGSKDEAKKLARKLNVSVTPGVDTISATCLLKKAPDEKALSALAKEKGLNFTYNSSVSAAENAEALLYAGYEKIVELVTIAELQAQAEIECAEIWKKYPTNRIRFKYVGGGGGKGQRVVSKPDEVKTAVQEILSESKVTAPGSNRNFLIELNIEKTRHNEIQLIGNGEWCLALGGRDCSVQMHEQKLLEISLTQELLQNEIAAVEKVSAKKAEILKADLKVLQEMEEQSERFGKAVALNSVSTFELIVEGTNHFFMEMNTRIQVEHRVTEMVYSLKFTNPENKAEFFVVDSLIEAMALIALHGKRLPKPERIVRNISGAEVRINATNKAIQPHAGGVILNWSKPLPEEIRDDQGISVRNPDTGLFVHYKVAGAYDSNIALLITYGISREDNLRKLGNILRKTELRGQDLQTNLIVHYGLINWILGKDALFKPSTAFMISYLAAVGALESLGKDVDLEVAWNKIVSAAPAEAKKVLSRKLTLITRPVADILADAHLLAGFIGYHENLSWKIEKDQVVWLRNPVHILTDLYYYQHMEGELHQSPSEQIWDHDQQILQAALAFYKELEVRTGKKADSAEWDSFFAGPKPSGFDDALWTKAVASHKGFQLGLELLKLIPNLGNKSGFYKLSIDENLEPVIPEEFKKADTRDAFIKFLAPAPKASSDEIVSPMGGMFYSKEAPDLPAMVKEGEHFKAGQPLFIVEVMKMFNKITAPFSGTVKEVLLKDSDGKIIQKGQSIFKIVPDEVLKIETPEEIQERRNKVTLSLL